One window of the Thermodesulfomicrobium sp. WS genome contains the following:
- a CDS encoding methyltransferase yields the protein MTFPRGLLQPAAGYRFSLDALLLAAFARPRGRVGLDLGAGCGVVGLGVLVRAPHVRMLAVEQDAELCACAAANAARLGAAQRLHVLRADVRRLPLAPESVDFVLGNPPYRCPGTGKVSPHPMRRAARFESGATLADFLRAASWSVRNRGGCWFVFLAERLDELLAGCLRERLRPKELVPVVSRPGTPARLVLLRAVKNGGPGLTVHAPLALHSASCCGPTPQRFSASARQFCPWLEDGPEDGPICSSGQE from the coding sequence ATGACCTTTCCCCGTGGCCTGCTGCAGCCTGCGGCGGGGTACCGGTTTTCTCTCGACGCCCTGCTCTTGGCCGCCTTTGCGCGGCCCAGGGGCCGGGTCGGCTTGGATTTGGGCGCTGGCTGCGGCGTGGTGGGACTGGGGGTGCTGGTGCGCGCCCCGCACGTGCGCATGCTGGCCGTGGAGCAGGATGCGGAACTGTGCGCCTGCGCCGCGGCCAATGCCGCCCGCTTGGGTGCGGCGCAGCGGCTGCACGTCCTGCGGGCGGATGTGCGCCGTCTGCCCCTTGCCCCCGAAAGCGTGGACTTCGTGCTCGGGAACCCTCCGTACCGCTGCCCAGGTACGGGGAAGGTGAGTCCCCACCCCATGCGGCGCGCGGCCCGGTTTGAATCCGGGGCCACGCTGGCGGATTTTCTCCGCGCTGCCTCGTGGAGTGTGCGTAACCGGGGTGGGTGCTGGTTCGTGTTCCTGGCCGAACGTCTCGATGAGCTCCTCGCGGGCTGCCTGCGCGAGCGGCTGCGACCCAAGGAGCTTGTGCCCGTCGTCTCCCGTCCCGGAACCCCTGCCCGTTTGGTGCTGCTTCGCGCCGTCAAAAACGGCGGCCCTGGCCTTACCGTGCACGCGCCGCTCGCGTTGCACTCCGCGTCTTGCTGCGGGCCGACGCCGCAGCGGTTTTCGGCGTCGGCCCGACAGTTTTGTCCGTGGTTGGAGGACGGGCCGGAAGACGGGCCTATTTGCTCATCCGGCCAAGAATAA
- a CDS encoding CBS and ACT domain-containing protein, producing MIVKNWMTKNPITVDPETSMMRASKIMKEHSIRRLPVVDGGKLVGIVSDRDIKEASPSKATTLDVHELYYLLSEVKIRDIMTKNPITVNENETILKCAAIMQEKKISGLPVLDDAGALVGIVSETEVYKVLLSITGVHHGGIQFGVLLRDERGTLKEVLDVLRSHKARVISILTSYDNVEAGYRNVYIRIHDMEKAVLNELKAELEKQYTLSFWVRDNIKPLV from the coding sequence ATGATCGTCAAGAACTGGATGACCAAGAACCCCATCACCGTAGACCCGGAAACCTCCATGATGCGTGCCTCCAAAATCATGAAGGAGCACAGCATCCGCCGCCTGCCCGTGGTGGATGGCGGCAAACTCGTGGGGATCGTCAGTGACCGGGACATCAAGGAGGCCTCCCCCTCCAAGGCCACCACCCTCGACGTGCACGAGCTCTATTATCTGCTCTCGGAAGTGAAGATCCGGGATATCATGACCAAAAACCCCATCACCGTGAACGAAAACGAGACCATCCTCAAATGCGCCGCCATCATGCAGGAAAAGAAGATCTCCGGGCTGCCGGTGCTCGACGATGCCGGCGCCCTGGTGGGTATCGTCTCGGAGACCGAGGTGTACAAGGTGCTGCTCAGCATCACCGGCGTGCACCACGGCGGCATCCAATTTGGCGTGCTGCTTCGGGACGAACGGGGCACCCTCAAAGAGGTGCTCGACGTCCTCCGGTCCCACAAAGCCCGCGTCATCTCCATCCTGACGTCCTACGACAACGTGGAGGCCGGATACCGCAACGTCTACATCCGCATCCATGACATGGAAAAGGCCGTGCTCAACGAGCTCAAGGCGGAACTGGAAAAACAGTACACCCTGAGCTTCTGGGTGCGCGACAACATCAAACCGCTTGTCTAA
- a CDS encoding carbon-nitrogen hydrolase family protein, with the protein MRIAIVQTQPAPGGYPDNLAAMARAGAHAAEMGAALVLFPELADFGYDLAAAASCARDLWPRTAEALGRLAYTHRLIVVCGVALPTAHGLTNALAVWDKGGALRGSFAKMHLFRTPKVDETAVFLPGSTPVAIQAGDIRLGLAVCFDLRFPELFRIYRDAGCHGALVAAAWPRKRRHIWQALLLARAAENGMAILGANHTGDAPFPLAGFSAAVSVNAELEALGEAPDILVAQVSPATAHLDPTPCRRKDLYGAPPSLCHVLEL; encoded by the coding sequence ATGCGTATCGCCATCGTCCAAACCCAACCGGCTCCTGGCGGCTACCCCGACAACCTGGCGGCCATGGCGCGCGCCGGGGCCCACGCTGCAGAGATGGGGGCAGCGCTCGTCCTGTTCCCCGAGCTCGCCGACTTCGGCTACGACCTTGCCGCGGCCGCCAGCTGCGCCCGCGACCTCTGGCCGCGCACCGCAGAGGCCCTTGGCCGCCTGGCGTACACCCACCGCCTCATCGTCGTCTGCGGCGTGGCCCTGCCCACCGCCCACGGCCTCACCAATGCCCTTGCCGTATGGGACAAGGGCGGCGCACTGCGGGGCTCCTTTGCCAAGATGCATCTCTTCCGCACCCCCAAGGTGGACGAAACCGCGGTGTTCCTCCCAGGATCGACTCCTGTGGCCATCCAAGCAGGGGACATCCGCCTGGGTCTGGCCGTCTGCTTCGACCTCCGCTTCCCGGAACTTTTTCGCATCTACCGCGATGCAGGCTGCCACGGCGCCCTCGTGGCCGCAGCCTGGCCGCGCAAACGCCGCCACATCTGGCAGGCCCTGCTCCTTGCCCGGGCCGCAGAAAACGGCATGGCCATTCTCGGGGCCAACCATACCGGAGACGCCCCCTTTCCCCTGGCCGGCTTCTCGGCCGCCGTGTCGGTAAACGCCGAACTCGAAGCACTCGGAGAGGCTCCGGACATCCTGGTAGCGCAGGTCTCCCCCGCAACGGCCCACCTCGACCCCACGCCCTGCCGCCGCAAAGACCTCTACGGGGCGCCGCCGTCCCTGTGTCATGTACTCGAGCTTTGA
- a CDS encoding peptidase U32 family protein: protein MELLVPAGSPPKAEAALRFGAHALYLGGPDLNLRQSAHGFSLPELRAVVTLAHRHGARVYYALNILAQEHHLPAIIQRLEDLADTGIDALIVADPGVLAQARRLLPHIPVHVSTQANTSNSWSVRFWQDHGARRVNLARELSAARLRAVRRACPDMELEVFVHGAMCMAISGQCLLSAYLLERSGNLGACAHPCRYDYQAHPLAAIALEERFRPEERLWELHEHGEFSQILASEDLCLLHALPWFARHGIHALKIEGRTKSLGYVTTVTDIYATALRDLAAGSFRPKRYWPELARIAGRPMATGFFAPRRRCLPLPPAPLAAAALRVEEVLGPGCFRVAVLLRLEAGTPLELVLPGLRRPRITDYGLENEAGDRLTTVHGGTTVLLRCAHPEITRGAILRPA, encoded by the coding sequence ATGGAACTTTTGGTCCCGGCAGGCAGCCCTCCCAAGGCCGAAGCTGCCCTGCGCTTCGGCGCCCACGCCCTGTACCTGGGTGGCCCGGATTTGAACTTACGCCAAAGCGCCCACGGTTTTTCCCTCCCGGAGCTGCGTGCCGTGGTGACCCTGGCCCACCGCCATGGGGCGCGGGTGTACTACGCCCTCAACATCCTGGCCCAGGAACACCACCTTCCGGCCATAATCCAGCGCCTCGAAGACCTGGCCGATACCGGCATCGACGCCCTCATCGTCGCTGATCCCGGGGTCCTCGCCCAAGCACGGCGCCTGCTTCCCCACATCCCGGTGCACGTCTCCACCCAGGCCAATACCAGCAATTCCTGGAGTGTGCGCTTCTGGCAAGACCACGGGGCCCGGCGCGTCAATCTGGCCCGGGAGCTCTCGGCCGCGCGCCTGCGGGCCGTGCGCCGCGCCTGCCCGGACATGGAGCTCGAAGTCTTCGTGCACGGGGCCATGTGCATGGCCATCTCCGGCCAATGCCTGCTGTCCGCTTACCTCCTGGAACGCTCCGGCAACCTTGGCGCCTGCGCCCATCCCTGCCGCTACGACTATCAAGCCCATCCACTGGCAGCCATTGCCCTCGAAGAGCGCTTCCGCCCTGAAGAGCGACTGTGGGAGCTCCACGAACACGGCGAATTTTCCCAGATTCTCGCCAGCGAGGACCTTTGCCTCCTCCACGCCCTGCCGTGGTTTGCCCGCCACGGCATCCACGCCCTCAAGATCGAAGGCCGCACCAAGAGTCTGGGTTACGTGACTACGGTGACCGACATCTATGCCACCGCCCTGCGCGACCTCGCTGCCGGCTCCTTCCGTCCCAAACGCTACTGGCCGGAGCTGGCGCGCATTGCCGGCCGTCCCATGGCCACAGGCTTTTTCGCCCCGCGCCGCCGCTGCCTGCCGCTGCCGCCTGCGCCGCTGGCCGCAGCCGCCTTGCGGGTGGAAGAAGTCCTTGGTCCAGGCTGTTTTCGCGTGGCGGTGCTCCTCCGCCTTGAAGCCGGCACCCCGCTGGAGCTCGTCCTGCCAGGGCTCCGGCGCCCGCGCATCACCGACTATGGCCTGGAAAACGAAGCCGGCGACCGCCTGACCACCGTGCACGGAGGCACCACGGTCCTGTTGCGCTGCGCACATCCGGAAATCACCCGCGGGGCCATCCTGCGGCCTGCATAA